The nucleotide window AAACAGTCATCAGATTCTCATAATACAAAAATCCTTTAATTGGTGCATACCCTTTCCATTCCCTATTCCTTCTGGGTCTACCATAAGCCCTTATGTTTCTTGCTTATGAAACTTGAGAATTTAGTTCTATTTGGTTAGTTCATTGGCATCTGTAATGAGTGTCTCTTCCCTTTTTTGACTGGAAAAAAAACTATATCCAAAATTTTTAAGAGACCTGAAATGCGGTACGGAAAGCTCTTTGCTTGGCCCTTTTGTAATTTTTATCTAATTTGAACTAAACTGCAATAAACAATCAGATGCAGAACTTTTTGAGTTATcaattttattatatgcataacTTTTGAGTTATCAACTCTAGTATATTCCTTCCCTCATTTTTCCTACAATGTTCTCCATACATTAGCCATCCAAGTGTTTGAAGTACACAAAGACCATACTTTGTTATACATTTTCAGATTCTACCGATATAAAATTAACCAGTGCTTCAAATTAGCACCTAAGGATCAAACGTATACTGTAGTTTGTTAGAAACCTCCAAGCAGTAATATGTTTCAAAGAATTTCTGGGCATTTTATAAATAGTGACCTTCAGGTTTCAAGTTAAAAGTGTAAATACATAGAAAAATTCCTAGTTCCTAGTAAGTTTAAGTATCTCGCGGAGAGAGATGTTCGTCTGAGAATATGATCATTCAAAGATTCttgaaatatatatacatgcattgaAAAATTTAACTATGAGATATAATGTGATGATTATACACCCTTATCCTTTAATAATGAGAACTGGATTTCAATCCTTACCCGTCATTTAATAATGAAGCCAGACATTTAATCTTTACCCACCAGACATTTAATCTTTACCCACCAGACATTTAGTATATTTAATAACAAATCGTTTACTTTTTTAGAAAGCATCTAAGACAAGGGAATTAATCATTCACAGTGGACACTATGGTTTCGACAAAAAAATGTACATTGAGAAACCTAGACATACTGTGGATGACCTTAAGCTCATTATTCATCAATGAAAGCCAAAGATAGAAGAAAAAAACCCACTAGAACAATTGCTAGATAAAAACAGTTTCAAAGCTTAATCATGTGATCAGATTAGAAATACTGTTCAAAAGAGTTAGGCACCAGAGAGCAGAAATGCAAAATCTCAACAATTGCAGCTCAAAAATTATGTTCAGTTCCATCACTATTTAGTCTATACAACCTGAAGCTCCAATAGAAGAAAGTTTCTTGAAGAACCCAAATCTTGCTCCACCTTCACTCCTTTGTTTTTGACCCCAAACTGGTTGATATGGCATCCACAATTTTCTTCTCCGAGTCCAATATCATCTCAATCCTTTTGTTTTCCATTTCCATTCTCAACCTTTCAGTTTCATGCATTATCtccatttttttcctttccaaccTCATAAACCTTTCTGCAAATCTCCTAATTTCCATTGCTAGTTCCACCCCTTTGTCTTCTTCCCCCTTTCCCGTTATTGCTGCATCACCATCACCATCCCCTTCCTCTTCTGTTCTAACCCTTTTCTTCATTAGCCCAGAAAACCGGTTCACAACACTCGGCCGCCGCAATATGTAATTGATGCTGCGGCTTTTGCTGAACCGGTTTCCTCCTTCATGTTCTtcgtcatcttcttcttcttcctcgatTGGGTTGTTTTCGTCGTCGTTATGGTAGTAGTTCCCAGCTTCATGTCCGTTTGGAACAATGGAAGCCAATGGTCGAGCCGAGATAGGCAAAGGCCCTTGCTCCAGAGATTCCATGGCGTCGTAGTAAGGCCAAGGGGAAGCAGAGCCGAGGTTTTGGCGTTCGGAGCGGTAGCGACGGCGGAGTTTCTCCATCTTGTGACGGCACTGGAGGGCGGTTTTGGCGGCGGAATCATCGAAGAGGCCGCAACGAGTGGCGACGGTTACGGCTACCTCCTCCCATTGGTTGGCTTTGAGTTGGCCGCGCTGGAGAGAGTACCATTTTTCTTGGTAGGCTTGGATTAGGTTGAGAGTCTCTGGGTGAGTCCAAGGAAGTGGTTGGGGTTTCTTAGCCGCCGGCGCTGGATCATAAGACATAGTTTAGGCCTTGGAGGTTCAAAATTCAAAGTGGTCTTTTTGAATTGGGGGCTTTAAATTTTGATTATTAAGGTTTGGGGGGCGGCGCGAGGGAAGGATGACGGTGGTGGCTGGCGGTGGAGCTAGGTGGCAAAtatgtttttcattttttaagtttccgttttaaaaatattttatggaCTCGAACCCGAAAATTTTGTTCTGGATCTGTACTTGAAATCAGGCCCAACCCAACTACTCAAATGGGCTCCCCGGACCCGGCTGTGACCCTTTAACCACTAcggaattttgaaatttcatgtatttctatatttttttCGATTTTGAAATTACAATTTTGATCAAAATGTAGGTGTTGATTTCATTGGCTTAAATTCTATTAAtttcaatttccactatttttttgAAATATAAGAATAGGGTAAATCCCAAACAATAAACACGAATAGCGCGATTCGAATCCAGGCTACACCTGGGACGGTTAACATTCTGATCATCAAATTGCATGGGGTTCTTAATTTCCAAGATTTAATCCAAGTTAACTTTATTCAGTTTTGTTATCTCTAAAATTTTATACGAAAAATACACTAACAAATGTATATTATcatattagttttttatttttaatatattacttACAAAAAAAGTCAATTAATGGATTTAATGATCATCTTCTATGTTAAGATTagaatttcaaatttttgaaaaaCCATAAGAATTAAGGCTCTCTTTGGAAGGGCGGTAAGATTAATTTCAGTGAAATTAAAAGTAGTAGTGCCAGTTAAATTAGTTATTGTAGTGATGGGATTTAATATAACAATCTTATCTCAATTGACAGGGATATTGTTGTCAATACAAGAGAACGTGTATTCGAGTGTGCTGAAGCACATTATTCTATTTATGGGCCGGAGAGGGGCTATGGGTATTTCTAagtattttgtaaaaaaaaaaaaaacagatatgattagtttttataatgaaattgttcaaaaaaaattattgatgAGATATGTATTTAAATTCAAACGCATTTATAGCAATGAAGTAAGAatgaaaaatgactattaagAATAGTAGATTGAAAATTGTACTTAATACAAgtattaatttatgaaaattacaACAAATTATAGTTTTATTAGATTAAATAATTGTATATAATGAAATAAGCCAAACTATTAAGGATATTAATGAAAATTCAGTTTATATAATGAAAATTCAGATTTAtttgatattataaaataataattaattaaaatttattaaaaatatatttgttttaaataataattttattaatgaagaatatttttattttatatgtatatttatttgtaATGATTcgtattaattttataataatattatataaaataatttttatagatttatttcatttaataataatttataagttttttttaactatctttaatctttttaaaaccatatttgtgAAAGGAAAAGTAAAATAAAGGGTAAAATTGTGAAAGTCTGTTTCACTGGAATGCAAAGCTTCTCAGTAGAGcataaaattctatttaaaaaaataaaccaatttgttttgaattaaattaataattttatgcatactaCAACACTTgtaataaaatcattaaattttactattagttCCTATACTTTAAGaaagttatagatttagtccctatactttaaattggtcatttttagtctttgtatttttcaaattttaaaatttcaatcctcaCCATGATTGCTAAATTCATTAAGTTctactattttcaaaatttgatacaataaatatattatcatatttgTAATACTATATTAACTTGTTATTTCCACATATTACTTAGTAGAAATCTAGTTAATGGATTAACAACTGTCATGTGTGTCtagactgaaattttaaaatttgaaaagtatagagACTTGGAAAGATCTAATTGGAAAATACTGGTTAAATCTAAAACTATACGTGCAGTACACGACTAGTAATTGATtttaactaaataaatttaactGCTATTGTTTGGGttaagactaaaatttcaaaatttgaaaagtataggaattaaaatttaccaaattaaagtataatgactaaatttataattttcgcaaagtacaaagactaatagCAAAATTTTGATCAAATGAGTTTAGTTGGGGATGAAACTTTGGATTTGTAAAGTACAAGCATTGAAACTAACCAATTCAAggattaaaattaatcaaattaaattataaaaaaaattaatcaaattaaagtacAAAGATTTTAACGACCTAGAATTCAGTGGTATTGGAAATTATGGTTTTGAgcctttgtttttgtaaaccgagccagtaaatattaaatagagatatttatggagttagtgtataaatgatttgaaattCAATTAAGTAATTTAGCTGAAATTGTGGTTAATTAAGGTCTaggaactaaattataaaattttaatcattatagattttaattaagaaaaagcTTGAGTACTTAGATGGAGACTATCCaaagaattaaaataataaataaataaataattaaattaaaatatacataGTGAGATTTTATGGTGGATTGCATTAACTTAAACTAATTAAAgaattatgttaattaattaaggttaaaatatggtaatttaggtataaataataAACATAATGGAAAGAAAGAGAAATGTTATCATTTTCATCTTCAACCCGTgaaaatcaaaggaaaaaaaaaaaggaagaaagctTGAAAACCTTTGAATATTCAACTAtcaaattcaattaaaaataaggTTGAGTAGTCAAGAGGGTAAGGAAAAGCAAAAGTTGACGACGAATGACGTAAGCTTTTAATTTGTATTTCTATTATTTGG belongs to Gossypium arboreum isolate Shixiya-1 chromosome 7, ASM2569848v2, whole genome shotgun sequence and includes:
- the LOC108489378 gene encoding trihelix transcription factor ENAP2, with the translated sequence MSYDPAPAAKKPQPLPWTHPETLNLIQAYQEKWYSLQRGQLKANQWEEVAVTVATRCGLFDDSAAKTALQCRHKMEKLRRRYRSERQNLGSASPWPYYDAMESLEQGPLPISARPLASIVPNGHEAGNYYHNDDENNPIEEEEEDDEEHEGGNRFSKSRSINYILRRPSVVNRFSGLMKKRVRTEEEGDGDGDAAITGKGEEDKGVELAMEIRRFAERFMRLERKKMEIMHETERLRMEMENKRIEMILDSEKKIVDAISTSLGSKTKE